TATTCTGGGCTATCGGCATTACGCCGATGATGTTCTGGAGGCCTTTGTTGAGCGGGCGGCCGCCAATGGTATGGATGTCTTTCGTATCTTTGATGCCTTGAATGATCCCCGCAATATGAGAACGGCGATGGATGCGGTTAAAAAAGCCGGCAAGATTGCCGAAGCCGCCGTCAGCTATACCATCAGTCCGGTTCACAATAATGAATATTTTGTCAATATGGCTAAAGAACTTGCCGGGATGGGAGCCGATACAATCTGTATTAAGGATATGGCCGGCTTATTGGCGCCCTATGATGCTTATGCTCTGGTTAAAGCCATCAAAAGCGAGGTCGATATTCCGATCCATCTGCATTGTCACTGTACCAGCGGAATGGCGCCGATGACTTACCTGAAAGCCATTGAGGCTGGAGTAGATATTGTCGACTGTGCGATTTCGGCCCTGGCTTCGGGGACCTCGCAACCGCCGACCGAAAGTTTGGTGGCCTCTCTGCAGGGCACGGAATACGATACTGGTCTGGATCTGGAAGCGATGGCGGAAATTGCCGATTATATCAAGGACGTGCGCAAAAAATATAATGCCTATGAAAGCGGTTTTACCGGGGTCGATACCAATGTTCTGATTTACCAGGTACCCGGAGGCATGATGTCGAACTTGGAAAGTCAGTTGCGTGATCAGGGGGCTATCGGTAAACTTAAAGACGTGCTGGAGGAAATTCCGCGAGTGCGCAAGGATTTCGGTTATCCGCCGCTGGTTACCCCGAGCAGCCAGATTGTCGGCACCCAGGCTACCCTCAATGTAATTACCGGCAAACGTTATATGATGATTCCGAAAGAGTCGAAGAACGTTCTGAAAGGCATGTATGGTCGCTCGGTGGCGCCTTTCAATGAAGAAGTGCAAAAAAAGGCGTTAAAGAATGAAGCACCGATAACCTGTCGGCCGGCGGATCTGTTGCCACCGGAGATGGAAAAACTGACCGCCGAGTTGGGCTCTCGAGCCCGAAGTATCGAGGATGTTCTTTCCTATGCGCTTTTTCCCGAGGTCGCCCTCGCGTTTTTTACTGAGCGTGAAGCCGGAGAATTCAAGCCGGAGGCTAAGCTACCTCAGGATTGAGATTGTGTGTAACTAGAGGAGTGAGGTCGTCGCGATAACATAAGTGGTTGCGAAGCCGCTTTGAGTTATAGTCGAATGATTGCGGCTACATCCTGAGGGATGTGGCCGTTTTTTTTGCGGATGTGTACTTGAAAAAAGACGATAATGCTTGCCGGTTTTGTTTTTAGGTGGGCATATTTTTTAATAAAGCCGGTTCTCTTCTCCCCGACAGAGGCGCAGCAGATTGTCACGATGTCGATAGACAATCAACCCCGCAATTAAAACTGAGGTGAAAACTATCTGCCAGCCTGCTTTGAATTGGCAAATCAGAACCGGCATGATCAGGGCGGCGCAGATCGAACCCAGGGAAACAAAGTGTGAGGCGGCGGTGACGACCGCAAAAACCAGGACGCCGCAGACGGTTGCTCCCGGATTTAAGGCGAGAAACACCCCCAGCGCCGTGGCTACGCCCTTGCCGCCTTTGAAATCAAGGAAGATCGGGTATAGGTGACCCAGGAAGGCAGATAGTCCGGTCAGGGCCGCGAGCCCGTCTCCGGCTCCGCAGAGCCGGGCGATCCAAACCGCGAGCAGGCCTTTAAGACAGTCTCCGCCCAGAGTGATCA
This window of the Pseudomonadota bacterium genome carries:
- a CDS encoding oxaloacetate decarboxylase subunit alpha, with amino-acid sequence MGKLYITDTVLRDAHQSLLATRMRTKDMLPIAEKLDRIGYWSLEVWGGATFDTCLRFLKEDPWERLRILRKAMPNTRLQMLLRGQNILGYRHYADDVLEAFVERAAANGMDVFRIFDALNDPRNMRTAMDAVKKAGKIAEAAVSYTISPVHNNEYFVNMAKELAGMGADTICIKDMAGLLAPYDAYALVKAIKSEVDIPIHLHCHCTSGMAPMTYLKAIEAGVDIVDCAISALASGTSQPPTESLVASLQGTEYDTGLDLEAMAEIADYIKDVRKKYNAYESGFTGVDTNVLIYQVPGGMMSNLESQLRDQGAIGKLKDVLEEIPRVRKDFGYPPLVTPSSQIVGTQATLNVITGKRYMMIPKESKNVLKGMYGRSVAPFNEEVQKKALKNEAPITCRPADLLPPEMEKLTAELGSRARSIEDVLSYALFPEVALAFFTEREAGEFKPEAKLPQD
- the plsY gene encoding glycerol-3-phosphate 1-O-acyltransferase: MFKAVLLWFMAYLLGSTPVGVIVAGYFSHCDPRKLGSGNIGATNVARTAGKKAGLITLGGDCLKGLLAVWIARLCGAGDGLAALTGLSAFLGHLYPIFLDFKGGKGVATALGVFLALNPGATVCGVLVFAVVTAASHFVSLGSICAALIMPVLICQFKAGWQIVFTSVLIAGLIVYRHRDNLLRLCRGEENRLY